Part of the Helicobacter bilis genome is shown below.
TAATCATGCTGATTTTTCATTGTCATAGCTTTAGAGATTAACTCATTATTTGCAAACGCTTTAGCAGGAGATTTATCATAAGCTTCTTTTACTTTACTTAAAGACTTTTGATAAGTTTCCCATTTCTTATCTTTATCTTTAGAATCTGCTTTTATGTAGTCTAGTAAAGCTTCCTTTGTTTCATGTCTGTATATCTTAAAAGCCTCTTGGCTTACTGCTAACTGCCCTTCAGTAATCCTAAACATTCTTACAAGCTCATCAGCTTCTGCCCCACGACCAACAACCTGCATACTAGCATTATTCTTTTGGTCTAATAGATTAATATCTCTAAGCTTTGTTTCTGTTTTATTATCACCAAATCTAGTAGTAGCCCAATCATATATCCCTTCTAACGAATCTGCTGCACTATCCCAAGTGTAAGCCTTAGCAAATAGTGCCATAGCACGCAGGGTATCTAGATAATACAAGATTCTATGCTGGTTTATTACTTTTAACTTTATCAATATTACTTGGGTGTTTTTTAGAGCTGAAAATGTAGAGGGGGCGTTAAATCTACTTAAGGGAATGTTTGGTATTGTGTGGGTGGAGTTGCCTTATAATGCGAGATTAATCCCGCATTTTTTAAATGCGATACAAGGCAGAAATGATACGATTATATATCTTGTGTTAGCTTTTATTTTATGTTTAGCTTGTAAAAATAGTATTGAATATACACAAAGATTTAAGGCAAATGTATTGACTTTTATTATCACAATGTTTGTTCTATATATTCCTATCATAATGCTTGGTTTAAAGCCTTATGAGCCATTCTTATATTTTAACTTTTAGGAAATAGATGAGTTATAAAAGATTTTGCTTAGGTGTAGTGCTTTTACCCCTGCCTTTTATTATGTTTATTGGGATAATGTTATATTTGTATGATGCAGGACAGGTGTGGCATAAGCCATATTTTAGAGATACGAAATTTTTTGAGTTAAGAGTGCATTCAAGAATGCAGAATAAGGCATTGATGGATTTTTATGAGTTTGATTCTATAATTATGGGTTCATCAATGATGTTTGGCATGTCTTATAAGGAAGCAGAAGAAAAGCTTGGCGGAAGTTGGGTTAATATGTCTATGAGTGGCTCTAGTATGCACGATAAGGCTGTGGTGCTAGAGTATGCTTTTAAGAAAAAAGAGATAGCGCAAATGATTATCTCACTTGATTGGATTGAGGTTATACATAATAGCAATACAGATAGCTTTAACTATCTTTATGATGATAGAATGCTAAATAATATGAAGTTATATCTAGATTTAAACTTTATAGGTTGTGCATTAACTTGGTCAAATAGTCCAAAATGTATTGGCGATAGAGATAGCTATAAGCAAATCATGCGACAAAATGATATATCCCTTGATAGAGAACAAGGGGAGATAAAATGGCTAGAGAATAATCGCAACGAAAAGCTAGATTCTAAAATATTAGAATCAGCACAAAAAACATGGGAGATAAACCCCAAACATATAGATATGAAACCACATATTAACTATCTTGAAAACAATATTTTTTCACTTGTAAGGGATAATCCAAACACGACATTTCACTTTATCATGCCAACACACACAAGGCTAATATATAGGATACAGCCAGCAAGTGAGTTTTATGTATGGAGAGAAGTTATGAAATATTTTGTTGTAGAAAGCACAAGGTATAGCAATATGAAAATATATGGCTTTGATGACTTAGCCTATGCGGATAATCTAGGAAATTTCATCGATGGCACACATTATCACACAAGCCTAAGTTCTATGCAGCTAGATTCCATAAAAAATAACACAAATATTCTTACCGCAGAAAACATAGAAACATATCTCAATGCAATGGAGCAAAAAATAAAAGATTATGACTTAAAACATATTGTGAATATTATGCAAAGGCAAGACAAAATGCAACAATAATATCTCTGTATGGTTTTAAAATAACTCCAAACCTTGCATAAAAACAAAAAATATGTAAAAATACCCTAATCTAAACAGAAAGGATAAAACATGTGGGAAAATCCACTTGACAACATGGAAGTTTTTGAAGGCAGCCCAGTCGATAAATGGAAAGAAGTTATTTTTAATGCTAGTCGCACACTTGCTAGTAAAGAAATAGAGCGATTATTAGAAGAATTAGCTCTATATGAAATGGCATTTGAAGCGGAAGAAAAGCCTACAAATCTTCGTGAGTTTTTCTATAATATCCACCATGATGCAGAGTTTAAGAAAAGATTCTTAGAAAAGAAAAATAGCCTAGCTATTGAATCTATGGCAAAGATTCTCAGTGAAAATGAATAGATACTATAAAGACTATATGATGGTAGTCAATATGCTATTGACCCGTAAAAAGTATGTAAAAAGCCTTTTTATTGTATTAATAATGCTATGTTGCTACACGATAAGCCATACAAAAGGCATTATGCCGACAACAGAGATTGACCTAGATCTGAAAAAAGATGAAGTAGTATATGCAACCATTAGTGCATCAAAAGATTCCCAAAGTATGAGTGCCACAAAAAACTTTACTTTGCGTTGGACTTTATATCGTAATCAAGGGCTTGTAGTCCTTATGCGTTATGATAACTATCCCTATCAATTTATACTTTATAAGGATTATAGACTAAATAGCTTTACACTCAATCTACTTGACCCACAAGGTGTAAATAGAAGCCCAAAGCAACCGCAATTGCGTATAACATTTATGGGTATTGATGATCCATTTAATGATGAGAAAACCATTGCACATTTAAAAATCACTGGCTTTGGAGATATGGATTTTACACGGCAGTAGATTATTGGGGTAGGAATTTGTATAAATTAAAGTGCTTTAAAGACAAGTTTATCAATATAAGCATGAAATTCTAGCTTCTAAAAACCTTTTTTTAGCTCATTTTCTAGCATTTCCTTTTTGTCTGTATGCCGATTTTAAGCCACTATTCATTCATTTTAATACCTAAAAACTCTGTGGCTTTTGTATTAATGGGGGGGGGGGGGGATTCCTTGCGTCTGTATATTTGCCAAAAAGTCGCACACAAAAACAGGTATATTTGCTTTTAATACTGGGACTAGAACATTGCATGCCAAAGCCAAAATAATATTTACCACGATTTTAAGCTTAATCACAATCTGTTTCACCTACCCATTTTGTATCCTTGCTTGTCTTAACAATCTTAAAGCCTTTGCTTTCTATTCGCTCTCTATGTTTTTCTATAATCGCTTCACAATAAGATTCTACAACTTTGTCTTTATTATCTTGGAATCCGGAATTCTATCATTTTTTTTGCAAGTGTAGGCAAGAGTTCTTTGCTTGTGCGAGCTTTTGTAAAAAGAGAAAAAATATTTGAATTTATTTTGGAATTTAGATTTTGCCTAGATTTTATATTGGATGTCTGCTTACACTCAATATAACAAGCTATTTTAGAACCATTTTGCACTCCTTGCGCTCTACACCTAGCTTATTTGAATAAAAATCGCATTCTGCATCAAAGCTGAGTGGATGTGGATTTTAAGGCGTAATCCTTATAATCGAAATTGCCAAAAAACAAAGAAGCAAAAATTTAAAAGATATATGTTAGAAGTTTGTATAAGATACGACAATGAAACATTCTTGATAGTCTATACACCAAAGACAAAATTAAAGCTCAATTATAGTTGATACGCACTTGTGCAACACTCAATGCATATCACACTAAACAATGTGCGTTTTGCTATAAAAACAGATCTATCTAGTTTTTATCCTTATCCACAAGTTTATTTGCGCCAATCCAAGGCATCATCGCCCTTAGTCTGCCGCCGACTTTTTCAATTTTGTGAGCGTTTAGATTCTTTCTTTCCGCATTCATTCTAGCATATCCAGCCTTTCGCTCCAAAATAAAGTCTTTTGCAAAGCGTCCCTCTTGTATATCTTTTAGAATCTCTTTCATTGCCTTTTTAGATTCTGCATTTATCACTCTTGGACCACTTACCATATCGCCGTATTCTGCGGTATTTGAGATAGAGTATCGCATATTTGCAAGTCCGCCCTCATAGATTAAATCCACAATCAACTTTAGCTCGTGCAAACACTCAAAATACGCCATCTCTTCAGGGTATCCCGCTTCTACGAGCGTTTCAAACCCCGCTTTTACAAGGCTTGTAACGCCACCGCAAAGCACGGCTTGTTCGCCAAAGAGATCGGTTTCTGTCTCATCTTTGAAAGTTGTTTCTATAATGCCACTTCTGCCACCGCCAATCGCACTTGCATAGCTTAGGGCAATCGCCTTTGCATCGCCCCTGCTTGTATCTTGCTCCACGGCGATTAGATCTGGGATTCCACCACCTTTTACAAACTCGCTTCTCACCGTGTGTCCGGGAGCTTTAGGGGCAACCATTATCACGCCTACACCTTTTGGAGCTTGAATCTGTCCAAAGTGGATATTAAAGCCGTGTCCAAAGGCGATGATTTTATCTTCACTCAAATTTGGCTTAATATCTTTAGCAAACACATCAGCTTGCAACTCATCGGGGATTAGGATCATAATCACATCAGCTTCTTTTGTCGCCGCAGCTACTTCTAGCACCCTAAAGCCCTTTGCCTCTGCCTTAGCCCAGCTAGAGCCGCCTTTATACAGCCCGATGATAACTTCTACACCTGAATCTCGCAAGTTTTCCGCGTGTGCGTGCCCCTGACTCCCAAAGCCAATGACGGCTACCTTTTTGCCCTGAATTAGCCCTAAATCGCAATCTTTATCGTAATATACTTGTAATGCCATGTTACATTCCTTTAAAATTTCATCTTAAAAAATAAAAATTGAGTATATAATATCATAAATTCACGAGAAAAGGGGACAAAATGCAACAAGAATTATGCAAATATGAATTTTTAAAAACAATTCTGCTTGAAGTCATTGAAGAAAATAGCCCAGAAGTCAAAGAAACATTTCTCATGCTTTTCAATTCTCTAAGAGATAAAAATACAGATTCCACAAAGATTAAAGATCTTTTCCATGAAATAAGTGAGAGTCAGCATTTAATGGGCGTTATCAAAGCATGTTCTCTGCATAATATCATCTTAAATATCTATGAAGAGCAAGAACAAGCAAAAATCGCAAGTGTATCAAGAAGCATTGCTACTGCGTATAAGAATCTTGAAGAAGAAGGCTTTGATAGAATTGATTGCGATAGAGTATTAGAATCTATTAGATTCTATCCTGTATTTACCGCACACCCAACAGAATCTCGCCGCCGCACATTCCTTGAAGCCCATCAAGAGATTACAAGAGAGCTGGAAAAAATAGAGCAGTTCTCATATATGCCAAGTGAGCAAATCCCCTACAAAGATAGGGAGATAGCCCAAAGTAGAGAAAGTATTAAGTATAGGTTACACCTTTTGTGGAAAAGCCATTTGGTGCGTAGTGAAAAGCTTGAAGTAATTTTTGAGCTTGATAATCTTTTATTTATCATTGAAAATAGCATTTTACCTAGTGCCTTAAGGGTGCTAAATCAAGTCTCAAATAGGCTAAATAAGCCGCTAAAAATATCCCCCATAAAGCTTGGTAGCTGGATAGGTGGCGATAGAGATGGCAATCCTTTTGTAAGTAATGAGATGATGACACGCGTTATGAAAATGCAACATGAATTAATCATACAAACCTATATAAAAGAGATTAATAAACTCATAAGAGAGCTATCATTATCTGTTGATTTTTGCACTCCAAGTAAAGAATTACAAAAATCGTTACAAAAAGAAAAGAGCTATCTCAATCAAACATCATTAAAGCTTCATGAAAGAGAGCCATTCCGCGCAAAGCTTAATCTCATTAAATTGAAGTTACAGAATCATTTATTAAAAGTCAATGCAGTAGGCGAAGTAGATTTTACCTATCAAAATCCAAAAGAACTTTTAGAAGATATTGATATGCTTATTGCTTCACTGGATTCTATTGCTGCAAAGCGACTAAAGAGTTTAAGAAATCTTGTATTGCTTGGTGGTTTCCATCTCATGCAGCTTGACTTTAGAGAGCATAGGGATATGTATATGAATGCAGTTTCTGAAGTCCTATGTCTTCTTGGCTATACTGATAGTGATTTTATACACAGACATGAGTCAAAAAAAATTGAGATTCTCAATAAAGTCTTAAGTGAGCCGCCGCTAAATCTAAATAGCATTTTATGGGAAGTAAGCTCTCAAACTCGCCATACACTCAATGCGTTTTTAAGAATCTTATGGGCGAAAAAGGCAATCAGCAAGGATATTTTAAAAAGTGTGATTGTATCCATGACAACAACCGCTAGTGATTTACTTGCTGTGCTATATCTTGCATACTGCAGTGGATTATGGCAAAAAGGCAAGGTAAAAACAACTGATAATGGTGAATGTATCATAAAAGATGGCAAGTCTGGAATCTTTATCACACCGCTATTTGAGACCATAGAAGACTTAGAAAACGCACAAGAGATTCTAGAAGTGCTAAGTAAAAACGAGCATTACAGACAATATCTAAAAGATTCTGGCAACGCACAACAGATTATGATAGGCTACTCTGATTCTAGTAAAGATGGTGGAATCTTTACTTCTAATTATTCTCTTTATAAAGCGATTTCAAACCTTGTGAAATTAGAACAAAGACTAGGCATTCACTTCATGCTTTTCCATGGCAAAGGTGGTAGCATTAGTCGTGGTGGCGGACAGCTTGAAAGCGCACTTTTAGCATTTCCACGCGGTAGTATCGGCACAACTTTGAAGACAACAGAACAAGGTGAGATCATCTCATCTCGCTATCTTAATCCACGCGTAGCTATTAGAAGCTTTGCCCTTACTCTAGCAAGTCTTTTGAAAAAAGCGGTGCATGATAACTTTTGTGCGAATCTTAATCCTAACTCAAATGGTGGGGTGCAAAATACAAAGAATCTAGATTCTGTTCTCGTTGATAAAAATATACAGATTAAATGCGATGTAGATCCCTATCTACCAAAGCTAGAAGAGCTTTCTAGAATCTCATATCGCACTTATAGAGATTTAGTGTATGAAACGCCAAATTTTGTAAGCTATTTTAAACAAGCTACACCGATAGAATTTATACAGAATCTAAACTTAGGCTCTCGCCCCAGCAAGAGAAAAGACACACAGAGAGTAGAAGACTTGCGTGCTATCCCTTGGGTATTTGCATGGACGCAAAATAGAT
Proteins encoded:
- a CDS encoding DUF2018 family protein, translated to MWENPLDNMEVFEGSPVDKWKEVIFNASRTLASKEIERLLEELALYEMAFEAEEKPTNLREFFYNIHHDAEFKKRFLEKKNSLAIESMAKILSENE
- the ilvC gene encoding ketol-acid reductoisomerase; its protein translation is MALQVYYDKDCDLGLIQGKKVAVIGFGSQGHAHAENLRDSGVEVIIGLYKGGSSWAKAEAKGFRVLEVAAATKEADVIMILIPDELQADVFAKDIKPNLSEDKIIAFGHGFNIHFGQIQAPKGVGVIMVAPKAPGHTVRSEFVKGGGIPDLIAVEQDTSRGDAKAIALSYASAIGGGRSGIIETTFKDETETDLFGEQAVLCGGVTSLVKAGFETLVEAGYPEEMAYFECLHELKLIVDLIYEGGLANMRYSISNTAEYGDMVSGPRVINAESKKAMKEILKDIQEGRFAKDFILERKAGYARMNAERKNLNAHKIEKVGGRLRAMMPWIGANKLVDKDKN
- a CDS encoding phosphoenolpyruvate carboxylase — encoded protein: MQQELCKYEFLKTILLEVIEENSPEVKETFLMLFNSLRDKNTDSTKIKDLFHEISESQHLMGVIKACSLHNIILNIYEEQEQAKIASVSRSIATAYKNLEEEGFDRIDCDRVLESIRFYPVFTAHPTESRRRTFLEAHQEITRELEKIEQFSYMPSEQIPYKDREIAQSRESIKYRLHLLWKSHLVRSEKLEVIFELDNLLFIIENSILPSALRVLNQVSNRLNKPLKISPIKLGSWIGGDRDGNPFVSNEMMTRVMKMQHELIIQTYIKEINKLIRELSLSVDFCTPSKELQKSLQKEKSYLNQTSLKLHEREPFRAKLNLIKLKLQNHLLKVNAVGEVDFTYQNPKELLEDIDMLIASLDSIAAKRLKSLRNLVLLGGFHLMQLDFREHRDMYMNAVSEVLCLLGYTDSDFIHRHESKKIEILNKVLSEPPLNLNSILWEVSSQTRHTLNAFLRILWAKKAISKDILKSVIVSMTTTASDLLAVLYLAYCSGLWQKGKVKTTDNGECIIKDGKSGIFITPLFETIEDLENAQEILEVLSKNEHYRQYLKDSGNAQQIMIGYSDSSKDGGIFTSNYSLYKAISNLVKLEQRLGIHFMLFHGKGGSISRGGGQLESALLAFPRGSIGTTLKTTEQGEIISSRYLNPRVAIRSFALTLASLLKKAVHDNFCANLNPNSNGGVQNTKNLDSVLVDKNIQIKCDVDPYLPKLEELSRISYRTYRDLVYETPNFVSYFKQATPIEFIQNLNLGSRPSKRKDTQRVEDLRAIPWVFAWTQNRSIIPAWYGLGSALKGIGDKQLLQDCYKDSVFFKTTIDNIVQGFIKVDMEIAEMYNDFVQDFGLKQSIWSKIHNEYNETLEWLLITRNENELLDSNKEVRETILTRMPNIKALSLLQIELVRKYKQAQYEDLRHRLMEQIHGTIIGIAQGIRNTG